A stretch of [Clostridium] innocuum DNA encodes these proteins:
- a CDS encoding NAD(P)/FAD-dependent oxidoreductase, whose amino-acid sequence MDFDLLIVGAGPGGIFSAYEAMKLNPELKIALFETGNPLEKRKCPIDGVKIKSCINCKTCAIMNGFGGAGAFSDGKYNITNQFGGTLYEHIGRKEAIDLMNYVDEINVANGGQGTKLYTNENTHLKKKCMQNDLHLLEASVRHLGTDVNYIVLENLYNQLKDKIEIHFHTHIDAVEKLENGYRLVSRDKSFTGSKCIISTGRSGSKWMGSICKSLGIATKSNRVDIGVRVELPYSIFSDLTDELYESKIVYRTTKFQDKVRTFCMNPRGVVVSENTNGIVTVNGHSYEDPSRYTENTNFALLVSNHFTEPFKDSNEYGESIARLSNMLGGGVIVQRFGDLIRGQRSTDSRIAESFVTPTLSATPGDLSLVIPKRQMDDIIEMIYALDKVAPGTANDDTLLYGVEVKFYNLEVEIDHNLETRHEGLYVIGDCSGVTHSLSHASASGVYVARHLYSNKH is encoded by the coding sequence ATGGATTTTGATTTACTGATTGTCGGGGCCGGTCCCGGCGGTATTTTCTCTGCCTACGAGGCGATGAAACTGAACCCGGAGCTGAAGATTGCTTTATTCGAAACAGGAAACCCGCTGGAAAAAAGAAAATGTCCGATTGACGGGGTGAAAATTAAATCCTGCATCAACTGTAAGACCTGTGCCATTATGAACGGGTTTGGCGGAGCAGGAGCCTTTTCTGATGGAAAATACAATATCACCAACCAGTTTGGCGGTACCTTATACGAACATATCGGAAGGAAAGAAGCAATTGATCTGATGAATTATGTCGATGAGATCAATGTGGCAAACGGTGGACAGGGGACAAAGCTTTATACAAATGAAAATACGCATCTGAAAAAGAAATGCATGCAGAATGATTTACATCTGCTGGAGGCAAGCGTACGCCATCTTGGTACGGATGTGAATTATATTGTTCTGGAAAACCTGTACAATCAGCTGAAGGATAAAATTGAAATCCACTTCCATACGCATATAGATGCAGTGGAAAAGCTGGAGAACGGCTATCGTCTGGTGAGCAGGGATAAAAGCTTTACCGGCAGCAAATGCATTATATCCACAGGCCGCAGCGGAAGCAAATGGATGGGAAGCATCTGTAAAAGCCTGGGAATTGCCACGAAGAGCAACCGTGTGGACATCGGTGTGCGTGTAGAACTGCCCTACAGCATTTTTTCCGATCTGACGGATGAATTGTATGAAAGCAAAATCGTATACCGTACGACGAAGTTTCAGGACAAGGTCCGTACCTTCTGCATGAATCCCCGCGGTGTTGTCGTCAGTGAAAATACCAACGGAATTGTAACGGTGAACGGACACAGCTATGAAGACCCTTCCCGCTATACAGAGAATACGAATTTCGCCCTGTTGGTAAGCAATCACTTTACAGAGCCGTTTAAGGACAGCAACGAATATGGGGAAAGCATTGCGCGTCTTTCCAATATGCTTGGGGGCGGTGTCATCGTACAGCGCTTTGGTGATTTGATACGCGGACAGAGAAGCACGGATTCCCGTATCGCGGAAAGCTTCGTCACACCAACCTTATCCGCTACACCGGGTGATCTGAGTCTGGTAATTCCTAAACGTCAGATGGATGACATTATCGAAATGATTTATGCACTGGACAAGGTGGCACCGGGAACTGCCAATGATGATACCCTGCTGTATGGTGTAGAGGTAAAATTCTATAATCTGGAGGTTGAAATTGATCATAATCTGGAAACCAGGCATGAAGGACTGTATGTGATTGGTGATTGCAGCGGTGTTACCCATTCCCTCTCACATGCAAGTGCAAGCGGCGTTTATGTCGCAAGACATCTGTATAGCAATAAGCATTAA
- a CDS encoding Rpn family recombination-promoting nuclease/putative transposase, which produces MENTKANTVLDYCNDVFFKYTLSREDEGSVYARNTIIERVTGIKVKESIVQNPNLDPGTIGKKRIILDVHVKDEKGRFFNLEMQTTYAGVAEMMRFEFYGARALNNQLDSSEKYKDLKPVYQIIFIEKCAWNNKNLINHYQMRNEQGEDESKHPLIRRTYIHLPVINEIAKKKAIQQMDDFEQQCFLFENNAKNDILESKERLVKVFMDKYEEMQKDDELWSTAMAIQMGEARYRYGLEDSFEEGMKEGIIKGKAEGKVEGRIEGERQLLHSLMEAKYQEDCTAWLQSLTEDQLHIVSSLILKCDTLEAIKKQVHT; this is translated from the coding sequence ATGGAAAATACGAAAGCAAATACTGTATTGGATTACTGCAATGATGTATTCTTCAAGTACACACTGTCACGTGAGGATGAAGGCTCTGTGTACGCCCGCAACACCATTATTGAACGTGTTACCGGAATTAAGGTAAAGGAAAGCATTGTACAGAATCCGAATCTGGATCCCGGAACAATCGGGAAGAAACGCATTATTCTGGATGTTCATGTGAAGGATGAGAAAGGTCGTTTTTTTAACCTGGAAATGCAGACTACCTATGCAGGAGTAGCGGAAATGATGCGCTTTGAATTTTATGGGGCCAGAGCATTGAACAACCAGCTGGATAGCAGTGAAAAGTACAAGGATTTAAAGCCGGTATATCAGATTATTTTCATTGAAAAATGCGCATGGAATAATAAAAATCTGATCAATCACTATCAGATGCGCAATGAGCAGGGGGAAGATGAGAGTAAACACCCATTGATTAGAAGAACCTACATCCATCTGCCTGTTATCAATGAAATCGCTAAGAAAAAGGCCATCCAGCAGATGGATGACTTTGAACAGCAGTGCTTCCTGTTTGAAAACAATGCGAAAAATGATATACTGGAATCAAAGGAAAGGCTGGTGAAGGTATTCATGGACAAGTACGAGGAAATGCAGAAGGATGATGAGCTGTGGTCAACCGCAATGGCGATTCAGATGGGAGAGGCACGTTATCGCTACGGCTTGGAGGACAGCTTTGAAGAGGGGATGAAGGAAGGAATCATTAAAGGGAAAGCTGAAGGTAAGGTTGAAGGTAGAATCGAAGGAGAGAGACAGCTCTTACATAGTCTTATGGAAGCCAAATATCAGGAAGACTGCACAGCGTGGCTGCAGTCATTAACCGAGGACCAGTTGCATATCGTATCGAGTTTAATTTTAAAGTGTGATACCCTGGAGGCTATTAAAAAACAAGTACATACCTGA
- a CDS encoding multidrug transporter yields the protein MKRYAIIGCLWFLMASAMIHGNARAEIDYEIRYDSNTKQTYELKQKIQDIYSELVRGVHKESYILMVLHNKELFAYRKDLQADWKQNQLVITEGDGKGDTITGTLRTESVCVPEVQPRSLFQEIFQ from the coding sequence ATGAAACGTTATGCAATAATCGGCTGTCTGTGGTTTCTTATGGCATCTGCTATGATTCATGGAAATGCCAGAGCAGAGATTGATTATGAAATCCGCTATGACAGCAATACGAAGCAGACCTATGAGCTGAAACAGAAAATTCAGGATATCTATTCCGAGCTGGTTCGTGGTGTACATAAGGAATCCTATATTCTGATGGTGCTTCATAATAAGGAATTATTTGCTTACCGAAAGGATCTTCAGGCTGACTGGAAACAGAATCAGCTAGTGATTACTGAGGGTGATGGAAAAGGAGATACGATTACCGGTACGCTGCGAACAGAAAGTGTGTGTGTTCCGGAGGTTCAGCCGCGTTCCCTTTTTCAGGAGATATTTCAATAG